One Actinomycetota bacterium DNA segment encodes these proteins:
- the ychF gene encoding redox-regulated ATPase YchF → MERLGIVGLPNAGKSALFNALTGGNALVASHPFSTTETNVGIARVADSRLDALAEMSKSKKVVHATVELVDIAGLVAGASSGEGLGNRFLAGIREVDAVILVLRAFESEEIVGGHDPLDDLHTLELELVLADVASVEGLLYRRRKAAKGDKDAAAEVPALEAALEVLNGGTPVYRSSLTAEQRTALRPAFLLTNKPVLAVVNLGDDQVTQALNGADAIVKPVAAELGDAAEVLGVSVQLESEAAQLDSGERAELLEGLGLGEGALSRVVRAAYLLLGRRTFLTTGDKESRAWTFRAGAKAPECAGVIHSDLQRGFIRAEVIRWDELLGLGSWAAAKEAGRLRVEGKDYEVADGDVLEIRFNV, encoded by the coding sequence ATGGAACGATTGGGCATCGTGGGATTGCCGAACGCGGGCAAGTCCGCGCTGTTCAACGCGCTCACCGGCGGCAACGCCCTCGTCGCCTCCCATCCCTTCTCGACCACCGAGACCAATGTGGGCATCGCCCGCGTCGCCGACAGCCGCCTCGACGCGCTGGCCGAGATGTCGAAGTCGAAGAAGGTCGTGCACGCGACGGTCGAGCTGGTCGACATCGCCGGGCTGGTCGCGGGCGCGTCGTCGGGCGAGGGCCTCGGCAACCGCTTCCTCGCCGGGATCCGCGAGGTCGACGCGGTGATCCTGGTGTTGCGGGCGTTCGAGAGCGAGGAGATCGTCGGGGGTCACGATCCGCTCGACGACCTCCACACCCTCGAGCTCGAGCTGGTGCTGGCCGACGTGGCGTCGGTGGAGGGCCTTCTCTACCGGCGCCGCAAGGCGGCAAAGGGCGACAAGGACGCGGCCGCGGAGGTGCCGGCGCTCGAAGCCGCGCTCGAGGTCCTGAACGGGGGCACGCCCGTGTACCGCTCGTCGCTCACGGCCGAGCAGCGCACCGCGCTGCGCCCCGCGTTCCTGTTGACCAACAAGCCGGTGCTCGCGGTGGTCAACCTGGGCGACGACCAGGTCACCCAGGCGCTGAACGGGGCGGACGCGATCGTCAAGCCGGTGGCCGCGGAGCTCGGTGACGCGGCCGAGGTGCTGGGTGTCAGCGTGCAGCTCGAATCGGAGGCGGCTCAACTCGATTCCGGGGAACGGGCCGAGCTGCTCGAAGGGCTCGGGCTCGGCGAGGGCGCCCTGTCACGCGTCGTGCGCGCCGCGTACCTCCTGCTCGGCCGGCGCACGTTCCTCACGACGGGCGACAAGGAGTCGCGCGCCTGGACGTTCCGTGCCGGCGCCAAGGCCCCCGAATGCGCGGGCGTCATCCACTCCGACCTGCAGCGCGGTTTCATCCGCGCGGAGGTGATCCGCTGGGACGAGCTGCTCGGGCTCGGCTCCTGGGCCGCGGCCAAGGAAGCGGGCCGCCTGCGGGTGGAGGGCAAGGACTACGAGGTCGCCGACGGCGACGTGCTCGAGATCCGCTTCAACGTGTGA
- a CDS encoding VOC family protein, translated as MRLDGLVFSDEPERWEQVGFTVDAAGNCLIGDVRLVVEGGHQGLCAWSLDGVDSGGSIDGLASHRAVGAPHAAGAVGRAHPNGVVAIDHVVVTSPDPARTVDALQAVGLEPRRTRDHGTMRQVFFRLGPVILELVGPPAPDGDGPARFWGIAFTVTDLDATARYLGDRLGTVKDAVQPGRRIASLRKEAGLALPIAFMS; from the coding sequence ATCAGGCTCGACGGGCTCGTCTTCTCCGACGAGCCCGAGCGGTGGGAGCAGGTGGGCTTCACCGTCGACGCCGCAGGCAACTGCCTGATCGGCGACGTGCGCCTCGTGGTCGAGGGGGGTCACCAGGGCCTGTGCGCGTGGTCGCTCGACGGTGTCGACTCCGGGGGCAGCATCGACGGTCTCGCCAGCCACCGGGCCGTCGGCGCGCCGCACGCGGCGGGAGCCGTCGGGCGCGCTCACCCGAACGGCGTGGTGGCGATCGACCACGTCGTGGTGACGTCACCCGACCCGGCCCGCACGGTCGATGCCCTGCAGGCCGTCGGCCTCGAGCCACGTCGAACGCGCGACCACGGCACCATGCGCCAGGTCTTCTTCCGACTGGGCCCCGTGATCCTGGAGCTCGTCGGCCCCCCTGCGCCGGACGGCGACGGCCCCGCCCGCTTCTGGGGAATCGCGTTCACGGTGACCGACCTCGACGCCACCGCCCGCTACCTCGGCGACCGGCTCGGCACCGTCAAGGACGCGGTGCAGCCCGGTCGCCGCATCGCGTCGCTGCGCAAGGAGGCAGGCCTCGCCTTGCCGATCGCGTTCATGTCATGA
- a CDS encoding methylmalonyl-CoA carboxyltransferase: MSEPREDRQDADGWEPEVEELRRREAMAREMGGAEKVARQHDAGRLTVRERIDALLDAGSFHEVGALAGRATYEGAELTEFRPANFVMGRGRIDGRAVVVGGDDFTVRGGAADASIFAKQVHAERMAHDLRLPLVRLVDGTGGGGSVKSLDTLGRTYVPYNPGWEWVVDNLGTVPVVALALGPVAGLGAARVVTSHYSVMVRGVAQVFVAGPPVVARLGETVDKEGLGGSQIHVRNGVVDDAVNDEHEAFARVRRFLSYLPASVHGLPPRAVCDDDPDRRDEWLVDAIPRDRRKPYKVRPIIDALVDRGSFLELGREFGRPAVTGLARLSGWPVAVLAGDPYHYGAGWTADAAQKVTRFVDLADTFHLPVVHLVDQPGFVIGAAAERAATIRHGARTLAAIYQARVPWCAVILRKVYGVAGAAHQNAARLSYRYAWPSGDWGSLPLEGGIEAAFKAQLEQADDPDALKAEIEARMNLVRSPFRTAESFMVEEIIDPRVTRPLLCDFAELAAPLREPGPVVRMMRP, encoded by the coding sequence ATGAGCGAGCCGCGCGAGGACCGGCAGGACGCAGACGGATGGGAGCCCGAGGTCGAGGAGCTGCGCCGGCGCGAGGCGATGGCGCGCGAGATGGGCGGGGCCGAGAAGGTGGCGCGTCAGCACGACGCGGGTCGCCTCACCGTGCGCGAGCGCATCGACGCGCTGCTCGACGCGGGCTCGTTCCACGAGGTCGGCGCGCTGGCCGGGCGCGCCACCTACGAGGGCGCCGAGCTCACGGAGTTCCGACCCGCCAACTTCGTGATGGGGAGGGGACGCATCGACGGGCGGGCGGTCGTCGTCGGCGGCGACGACTTCACCGTGCGGGGCGGCGCCGCCGACGCGTCGATCTTCGCCAAGCAGGTGCACGCCGAACGCATGGCCCACGATCTGCGCCTGCCGCTCGTGCGCCTGGTCGACGGCACGGGCGGCGGGGGCTCGGTGAAGTCGCTCGACACCCTGGGCCGCACCTACGTCCCCTACAACCCGGGCTGGGAATGGGTCGTCGACAACCTCGGCACCGTGCCGGTCGTCGCGCTCGCGCTCGGTCCCGTCGCGGGGCTCGGCGCGGCGCGCGTCGTCACCAGCCACTACTCGGTGATGGTGCGCGGCGTCGCGCAGGTGTTCGTGGCCGGGCCGCCCGTGGTGGCCCGCCTGGGCGAGACCGTCGACAAGGAGGGACTCGGCGGCAGTCAGATCCACGTCCGCAACGGCGTGGTCGACGACGCGGTCAACGACGAGCACGAGGCGTTCGCCCGCGTGCGCCGCTTCCTCTCCTATCTGCCCGCGTCGGTGCACGGGCTGCCGCCGCGCGCCGTGTGCGACGACGACCCCGACCGTCGCGACGAATGGCTCGTCGACGCCATTCCCCGCGACCGGCGCAAGCCATACAAGGTCCGGCCGATCATCGACGCACTCGTGGACCGCGGCTCGTTCCTCGAGCTCGGGCGCGAGTTCGGCCGTCCCGCGGTCACCGGGCTCGCCCGCCTGTCGGGTTGGCCGGTGGCCGTGCTCGCCGGCGACCCCTACCACTACGGCGCGGGCTGGACCGCCGACGCGGCGCAGAAGGTGACGCGGTTCGTCGACCTGGCCGACACCTTCCACCTGCCGGTCGTACACCTCGTCGACCAGCCCGGGTTCGTGATCGGCGCCGCGGCCGAGCGCGCCGCCACCATCCGCCATGGCGCGCGCACGCTGGCCGCGATCTACCAGGCGCGGGTGCCGTGGTGCGCGGTGATCCTGCGCAAGGTCTACGGCGTGGCGGGCGCCGCCCATCAGAACGCGGCCCGGCTGTCGTACCGCTACGCGTGGCCGTCGGGCGACTGGGGCTCGTTGCCTCTCGAGGGCGGGATCGAGGCCGCGTTCAAGGCCCAGCTCGAGCAGGCCGACGACCCGGATGCGCTGAAGGCCGAGATCGAGGCGCGCATGAACCTCGTGCGCTCGCCGTTCCGCACCGCCGAGTCGTTCATGGTCGAGGAGATCATCGATCCCCGCGTCACACGTCCGCTGTTGTGCGACTTCGCCGAGCTGGCGGCTCCCCTCCGCGAGCCCGGGCCCGTCGTCAGGATGATGCGACCGTGA
- a CDS encoding enoyl-CoA hydratase — MTQPRGSDPLLVNRADGIAVVTLNRPEARNALNVELLRALPATIAELNADDDVAVVILTGADPAFCAGLDLKQLGSTGDNLSGGGQGVAATPFPADMVKPVIGAVNGPTVTGGLELALHSDFLIASERARFGDTHARVGVVPGWGLSVLLPQAVGVRRAKEMSLTGRFLTAQEALECGLVNHVVPHHELLPTARALAADIVGAEQDAARALLAEYKQTSATTVTEGLEIEGRLFREWSRRKFDPDAVERRRQAIVERGRSQSATGGTRRPAEPTRDPAP, encoded by the coding sequence GTGACACAGCCGCGAGGGAGCGACCCGTTGCTCGTCAACCGGGCGGACGGAATCGCGGTCGTGACCCTCAACCGACCCGAAGCGCGCAACGCGCTCAACGTCGAGCTCTTGCGTGCCCTTCCAGCGACCATCGCCGAGCTCAACGCCGACGACGACGTGGCCGTCGTCATCCTCACCGGTGCCGACCCCGCGTTCTGCGCGGGTCTCGACCTGAAGCAGCTGGGGTCCACCGGCGACAACTTGTCGGGGGGCGGACAGGGCGTGGCGGCGACACCCTTCCCCGCCGACATGGTCAAGCCGGTGATCGGTGCCGTCAACGGGCCGACGGTCACCGGCGGCCTGGAGCTGGCGTTGCACAGCGACTTCCTCATCGCGAGTGAACGCGCCCGCTTCGGCGACACCCACGCCCGGGTCGGTGTCGTGCCGGGATGGGGCCTGTCGGTGCTGCTGCCGCAGGCGGTGGGCGTGCGCCGGGCGAAGGAGATGAGCCTCACCGGGCGTTTCCTCACCGCTCAGGAGGCGCTCGAGTGCGGGCTCGTGAACCACGTGGTGCCCCACCACGAGCTCCTGCCCACGGCACGCGCGCTCGCGGCCGACATCGTCGGCGCGGAGCAGGACGCGGCACGCGCGCTCCTCGCCGAGTACAAGCAGACATCTGCCACCACCGTCACCGAGGGTCTCGAGATCGAGGGCCGGCTCTTCCGCGAGTGGTCGCGTCGCAAGTTCGACCCTGACGCGGTGGAACGGCGGCGGCAGGCGATCGTCGAGCGCGGTCGGTCGCAGTCCGCCACCGGTGGCACACGCCGGCCGGCCGAGCCCACGCGTGACCCGGCCCCGTGA
- a CDS encoding lysophospholipase: MVADWRATLDALRKCSDVGDGTVGYWGLSMGSIYGLPFVAAEPRIQVAVLGLLGLVGPTRARLEADARTLTCPVLFLQQWDDELFKRQPVLDLFDVIASPDKRLHVQPGAHAAVPPEEFQHSVDFLVKHLGSCS; the protein is encoded by the coding sequence ATGGTCGCCGATTGGCGGGCCACGCTCGACGCGTTGCGCAAGTGCAGCGACGTCGGTGACGGCACGGTGGGCTACTGGGGGCTCTCGATGGGCTCGATCTACGGTCTTCCGTTCGTCGCCGCCGAGCCTCGCATCCAGGTGGCGGTGCTCGGGCTGCTCGGGCTGGTCGGACCCACGCGTGCCCGGCTGGAAGCCGATGCCCGCACGCTGACCTGTCCCGTGCTGTTCCTCCAGCAGTGGGACGACGAGCTCTTCAAACGGCAGCCCGTGCTCGACCTGTTCGACGTCATCGCGTCACCCGACAAGCGCCTCCACGTGCAGCCCGGCGCGCACGCCGCCGTCCCCCCGGAGGAGTTCCAGCACTCGGTTGACTTCCTCGTGAAGCACCTAGGTTCCTGTTCCTGA
- a CDS encoding TIGR03668 family PPOX class F420-dependent oxidoreductase, with translation MDRAEAHRRLAAAPVGHLATVGSDGRPHVVPFCFAVAGQTLHSAVDHKPKSTTRLRRLDDIAVHPDVTVLVDHYDDDWTRLWWVMVRGRALVLDDDERGRDALTAKYPQYRDRPPRGPFIRVRMESTQWWSGSGSGTGT, from the coding sequence ATGGACCGGGCTGAGGCCCACCGGCGACTGGCCGCCGCCCCCGTCGGGCACCTGGCGACCGTCGGGTCCGACGGGCGTCCCCACGTGGTGCCGTTCTGCTTCGCCGTCGCGGGCCAGACGCTGCACTCCGCCGTGGACCACAAGCCCAAGAGCACCACTCGGCTCCGGCGCCTCGACGACATCGCCGTCCATCCCGACGTCACGGTGCTCGTGGACCACTACGACGACGACTGGACCCGTCTGTGGTGGGTGATGGTGCGCGGGCGGGCGCTCGTGCTCGACGACGACGAGCGGGGCCGTGACGCTCTGACCGCGAAGTACCCGCAGTACCGCGACCGCCCGCCGCGTGGGCCGTTCATACGGGTGAGGATGGAGTCGACGCAGTGGTGGTCGGGCAGCGGATCAGGAACAGGAACCTAG
- the bioB gene encoding biotin synthase BioB, with the protein MLSTAADALIDLRRQLEPDELVALAALPPESVPALAALAHEVRLAWCGPEVEVEGILSAKTGGCPEDCHFCSQSARFESPVKATPFLDPDELTRAAEETARLGASEFCIVLAIRGPDARVMRQLLDAVPVVRDRTGLNVAVSAGILTREQAVALATAGVHRYNHNLETARSFFGSICTTHTWQERFETCRLVRDVGMELCCGVLLGMGESDAQRLELLGQLRDVEPAEVPLNFLNPRPGTPLGERTLVEPLEAIRWIALFRLALPDVILRYAGGREVTLRDLQAMGMTSGINALIVGNYLTTLGRAPDEDLRMLEDLRMPVGVLSKVL; encoded by the coding sequence CTGCTGTCCACGGCCGCTGACGCCCTGATCGACCTGCGCCGACAGCTCGAGCCCGACGAGCTGGTCGCGCTGGCGGCGCTCCCGCCCGAGTCGGTGCCTGCGCTGGCGGCGCTGGCCCACGAGGTGCGGTTGGCATGGTGCGGGCCCGAGGTCGAGGTGGAGGGCATCCTGTCGGCCAAGACCGGTGGCTGCCCGGAGGACTGTCACTTCTGCAGCCAGTCGGCGCGCTTCGAGTCGCCGGTGAAGGCCACTCCGTTCCTCGACCCCGACGAGCTGACGCGCGCGGCCGAGGAGACCGCGCGTCTGGGCGCGTCCGAGTTCTGCATCGTGCTCGCGATACGCGGTCCCGACGCGCGGGTGATGCGCCAGTTGCTCGATGCCGTGCCCGTGGTGCGCGACCGCACCGGGCTCAACGTGGCCGTGAGCGCGGGGATACTCACCCGTGAACAGGCGGTAGCGCTCGCAACTGCAGGTGTCCACCGCTACAACCACAACCTCGAGACGGCCCGATCGTTCTTCGGGTCCATCTGCACGACCCACACCTGGCAGGAGCGCTTCGAGACGTGCCGGTTGGTGCGCGACGTCGGCATGGAGCTGTGCTGCGGCGTGCTGCTCGGCATGGGCGAGTCCGATGCCCAACGCCTCGAGCTGTTGGGTCAGCTCCGCGACGTCGAGCCCGCCGAGGTGCCGCTGAACTTCCTCAACCCGCGGCCGGGCACGCCGTTGGGCGAGCGCACGCTGGTCGAGCCGCTCGAGGCGATCCGGTGGATCGCTCTCTTCCGGCTCGCCCTTCCCGACGTCATCCTGCGCTACGCCGGGGGGCGCGAGGTGACGCTGCGCGATCTCCAGGCCATGGGCATGACGTCGGGGATCAACGCGCTGATCGTCGGCAACTACCTCACGACCCTCGGGCGCGCGCCCGACGAGGACCTGCGGATGCTCGAAGACCTGCGCATGCCCGTGGGTGTCCTGTCGAAGGTGCTCTGA
- a CDS encoding aldehyde dehydrogenase family protein: MQTYEKLYIDGAWVESAGKASIDVINASTEEVMGRVPEGIPADVDRAVVAARNAFPAWSQTAKEERGKLLQRLSEGLGARMADIATTIAGEVGMPMRLSQLIQAGLPTAVMGSYAQILEEFPFEEQVNNSVVVREPVGVVGCITPWNYPLHQIVAKVAPALAAGCTVVLKPSEVAPLNAFILAEIADEVGLPAGVFNLVSGRGPVVGEAIASHPDVDMVSFTGSTRAGKRVAELAAQTIKRVALELGGKSANVILDDADLEQAVTAGVNNAFLNSGQTCTAWTRMLVPRVKQDEAAQIAVRAAESLTPGDPFGDTARLGPLVSDTQRDRVRGYIRKGIDEGAKMLTGGVDAPEGLDTGYYVRPTVFADVRSDMTIAQEEIFGPVLSILLYDDDDDAVRIANDTVYGLAGAVWSGDPERAKAIARRLRTGQVDINGGGFNFMAPFGGFKQSGLGRELGRYGLEEFLETKSLQL; encoded by the coding sequence ATGCAGACCTACGAGAAGCTCTACATCGACGGCGCTTGGGTCGAGTCGGCCGGTAAAGCCAGCATCGACGTCATCAACGCCTCCACCGAGGAGGTCATGGGCCGCGTTCCCGAAGGCATCCCCGCGGACGTCGATCGGGCCGTCGTCGCGGCCCGCAACGCTTTCCCCGCGTGGTCACAGACCGCGAAGGAGGAGCGCGGCAAGTTGCTGCAGCGGCTCTCCGAGGGGCTGGGAGCGCGCATGGCCGACATCGCGACCACCATCGCCGGCGAGGTGGGGATGCCGATGCGGCTGTCGCAGCTGATCCAGGCGGGCCTGCCTACGGCGGTGATGGGCTCCTACGCGCAGATCCTCGAGGAGTTCCCGTTCGAGGAGCAGGTCAACAACTCGGTGGTCGTGCGCGAGCCGGTCGGCGTGGTCGGCTGCATCACACCCTGGAACTACCCGCTGCACCAGATCGTCGCCAAGGTCGCACCCGCGCTCGCCGCGGGCTGCACGGTGGTGCTGAAGCCGAGCGAGGTGGCGCCCCTCAACGCCTTCATCCTGGCCGAGATCGCAGACGAGGTCGGGCTGCCGGCGGGCGTCTTCAACCTCGTGTCGGGTCGCGGTCCGGTGGTGGGCGAGGCCATCGCCTCGCACCCCGACGTCGACATGGTGTCGTTCACCGGGTCCACGCGTGCCGGCAAGCGCGTCGCGGAGCTCGCGGCGCAGACCATCAAGCGGGTGGCGCTCGAGCTCGGGGGCAAGTCGGCCAACGTCATCCTCGACGACGCGGACCTCGAGCAGGCGGTCACTGCGGGAGTGAACAACGCGTTCCTCAACTCGGGTCAGACCTGCACCGCATGGACCCGCATGCTCGTGCCGCGCGTGAAGCAGGATGAAGCCGCCCAGATCGCGGTAAGGGCGGCTGAGAGCCTCACACCGGGAGACCCCTTCGGCGACACGGCCAGGCTGGGCCCGCTCGTGTCCGACACGCAGCGCGACCGGGTCCGCGGCTACATCCGCAAAGGCATCGACGAGGGGGCGAAGATGTTGACCGGCGGCGTCGACGCCCCGGAGGGGCTCGACACCGGCTACTACGTGCGCCCGACCGTGTTCGCCGACGTGCGCAGCGACATGACGATCGCCCAGGAGGAGATCTTCGGTCCCGTGCTCTCGATCCTCCTGTACGACGACGACGACGATGCGGTCCGCATCGCCAACGACACGGTGTACGGGCTGGCCGGCGCCGTGTGGTCGGGCGACCCCGAGCGGGCCAAGGCGATCGCCCGTCGCCTGCGCACCGGCCAGGTCGACATCAACGGCGGCGGGTTCAACTTCATGGCTCCGTTCGGGGGCTTCAAGCAGTCGGGCCTCGGCCGCGAGCTCGGGCGCTACGGGCTCGAGGAGTTCCTCGAGACCAAGTCGCTGCAGCTCTGA
- a CDS encoding M15 family metallopeptidase, which yields MSEHRSAARSAAHGSGRFRRWTWRAIAGVAGVALGAACMASAQRAQRAPSSSLRPVSPVPVGPTHAAPVPEPRDRVLLVWTPTRLPDTMAARVAPLAGVERVTSVNGGLVSMTRSWDAGGGIVDQPRPGFVIPLDGMAFDPATFAPFVPATVRPVFEHLRADEVLLGTTSARLRRVHAGATLELAGGRRVTVAGIVDDSVIGAAEVAFTRTGASTELPTPRYLLVAYDGDRTHIEVAIRGTVEAALPVRFRGPGETPFFRQGDAVLAQVFLKARFGEFAFRPGEGKTIVIDPDWERANLVSRDDPILGRLRCHKDLLPALDGAMRELERRHLAFVVASFEGCWNPVRIVEGGDLSRHAWGAAVDLNYAKNPTQIVSAQDPRLVDVMTRWGFTWGGHWLVPDPAHFEFLRLPPSG from the coding sequence ATGAGCGAGCATCGCAGCGCAGCGAGGAGCGCAGCTCACGGGAGCGGGCGCTTCCGGAGGTGGACGTGGAGGGCGATCGCCGGCGTCGCCGGCGTCGCGCTCGGTGCGGCGTGCATGGCCTCCGCCCAACGGGCGCAGCGCGCCCCGTCGTCGTCGTTGCGCCCGGTGTCGCCGGTGCCGGTCGGCCCGACCCACGCCGCGCCGGTGCCCGAGCCGCGCGACCGGGTGCTGCTCGTGTGGACGCCGACGCGCCTGCCCGACACGATGGCTGCGCGCGTCGCCCCGCTGGCCGGTGTCGAGCGAGTGACCAGCGTCAACGGTGGGCTCGTCTCGATGACGCGCTCGTGGGATGCCGGCGGCGGCATCGTCGACCAGCCCCGACCCGGTTTCGTGATCCCCCTCGACGGCATGGCGTTCGACCCCGCCACGTTCGCCCCGTTCGTGCCGGCGACGGTGCGTCCGGTGTTCGAGCACCTGCGCGCCGACGAGGTCCTGCTCGGCACCACCTCGGCGCGGCTGCGACGCGTCCACGCCGGCGCCACCCTCGAGCTCGCCGGAGGGCGACGGGTGACGGTGGCGGGCATCGTGGACGACTCGGTGATCGGCGCCGCCGAGGTGGCGTTCACGCGGACGGGCGCGTCGACGGAGCTCCCCACTCCCCGCTACCTCCTCGTGGCCTACGACGGCGACCGCACGCACATCGAGGTCGCGATCCGGGGCACCGTGGAGGCCGCGCTGCCCGTTCGCTTCCGGGGCCCGGGCGAGACGCCGTTCTTCCGGCAAGGCGACGCGGTGCTCGCGCAGGTCTTCCTCAAAGCGCGCTTCGGCGAATTCGCCTTCCGCCCGGGAGAGGGGAAGACGATCGTGATCGACCCTGATTGGGAGCGGGCCAACCTCGTCAGCCGCGACGATCCGATCCTCGGCCGGCTGCGCTGTCACAAGGACCTGCTCCCGGCGCTCGACGGAGCGATGCGCGAGCTCGAGCGGCGCCACCTCGCGTTCGTGGTGGCCTCCTTCGAGGGATGTTGGAACCCGGTGCGGATCGTCGAGGGCGGCGACCTGTCGCGGCACGCGTGGGGCGCGGCGGTCGACCTCAACTATGCGAAGAACCCCACTCAGATCGTCTCGGCGCAGGACCCCCGCCTCGTCGACGTGATGACGCGATGGGGCTTCACCTGGGGAGGGCACTGGCTCGTGCCCGACCCCGCCCACTTCGAGTTCCTCCGGTTGCCCCCGAGCGGGTAG
- a CDS encoding zf-HC2 domain-containing protein, whose product MRCERVRLQLSVALDESLTDDETAALRAHVAGCPGCAAQERVWRDVRRQLRVEVVGEMPDVAPRVLHAISTTTDTPRRPHRPRRSRRRMAWRLVPVPLVATFVAGALIGAGIVAVNRPAEVVAADLGARVLEAQRTLETLAADVRIVERGWHPDVATRTFRGTLRYRAPESVGLRMTDETRYPSSRWRANDTDLVITEGRWWSHGPGACPVQLQPGCSLNQPRLRALTRREPFAEDSPAPLDVVLPARSFSVPTGTTRLQTGTVAGRSAIGLRTTVAEVTPILSGLRSVGNWRELYPGDDVEVWLDKDHLVPLELVVRPTTDAVRRRWAAERGYRDPPGRVLLKVSLSGVSVNRRLPPNSFPSAPNDAPTRDAGFVARSVPATIVPVPSHVPAGMRAYRSGIVTPPGATAVGVRTWTDGRSWVKVRATRASTDGALFDDLGDVVRPVQLGEAGVAYLGERGDRVALHGQGIDVVVEGSVDETDLRAVAASLGVHGLPVSGAWAAAGTGTVTDATAVLPGLLVVSGLDGFRAPGLRIDDRVVTLDYAGAGARGFRLTEAPGDTLVPPLDPDVRGVEVRDTVGRYQPSTGELEWVEAGMVISLRSTTLALDELLGVSDHLRGP is encoded by the coding sequence ATGAGATGTGAACGCGTCCGTCTCCAGCTCTCCGTCGCGCTCGACGAGTCGTTGACCGACGACGAAACCGCCGCGCTGCGCGCTCATGTGGCGGGGTGCCCCGGGTGTGCGGCGCAGGAACGGGTATGGCGAGACGTGCGCCGCCAGCTGCGTGTCGAGGTCGTCGGGGAGATGCCCGACGTCGCCCCGCGCGTGCTGCATGCGATCTCCACCACGACCGACACGCCCCGCCGACCCCACCGGCCGCGTCGGTCTCGCCGGCGAATGGCGTGGCGGCTCGTGCCGGTCCCGTTGGTTGCGACCTTCGTCGCCGGTGCCCTGATCGGCGCCGGCATCGTGGCGGTGAACCGTCCCGCAGAGGTGGTCGCCGCCGACCTCGGCGCGCGTGTGCTGGAGGCCCAACGCACCCTGGAGACGCTCGCCGCCGACGTTCGTATCGTCGAGCGCGGCTGGCACCCCGACGTAGCGACGCGCACGTTCCGGGGGACCCTGCGCTACCGGGCGCCCGAGTCGGTCGGTCTGCGGATGACCGACGAGACCCGCTACCCGTCGTCGCGCTGGCGCGCCAACGACACCGACCTCGTCATCACCGAGGGACGGTGGTGGTCGCACGGGCCGGGCGCTTGCCCGGTGCAGCTCCAGCCGGGGTGCTCGCTCAACCAGCCGCGCCTGCGTGCCCTCACCCGACGGGAGCCGTTCGCGGAGGACAGCCCGGCGCCGCTCGACGTGGTCCTGCCGGCGCGCAGCTTCAGCGTGCCGACGGGCACGACCCGACTGCAGACGGGCACGGTGGCGGGGCGGTCGGCGATCGGCTTGCGCACGACGGTCGCCGAGGTGACACCGATCCTCAGCGGGCTGCGGTCGGTCGGCAACTGGCGCGAGCTCTACCCCGGCGACGACGTGGAGGTGTGGCTCGACAAGGACCACCTCGTGCCGCTCGAGCTCGTCGTGCGGCCGACCACCGATGCCGTGCGCCGCCGTTGGGCGGCCGAGCGCGGGTACCGCGACCCGCCCGGCCGCGTGCTGCTGAAGGTGTCGTTGTCCGGGGTCTCGGTGAACCGCCGGCTGCCACCGAACAGCTTTCCCTCCGCGCCGAACGACGCGCCCACGCGCGACGCGGGCTTCGTCGCGCGATCGGTTCCCGCGACCATCGTGCCCGTCCCCTCCCACGTGCCCGCCGGGATGCGCGCTTACCGGTCGGGCATCGTCACGCCACCGGGCGCGACCGCCGTCGGCGTGCGCACGTGGACCGACGGGCGGTCGTGGGTGAAGGTGCGTGCCACGCGTGCGTCGACCGACGGTGCGCTCTTCGACGACCTGGGCGACGTCGTGCGCCCGGTGCAACTCGGCGAGGCCGGCGTGGCGTACCTGGGTGAGCGAGGTGATCGCGTCGCGCTACACGGCCAGGGCATCGACGTGGTGGTGGAAGGAAGCGTCGACGAGACCGACCTTCGCGCCGTGGCCGCGTCGCTGGGCGTGCACGGACTGCCCGTCTCCGGCGCGTGGGCCGCGGCGGGCACGGGCACGGTCACCGACGCGACGGCCGTGCTGCCCGGGCTGCTCGTGGTGTCGGGCCTGGACGGCTTCCGCGCGCCGGGTCTGCGCATCGACGACCGGGTGGTCACGCTCGACTACGCCGGCGCCGGCGCCCGCGGGTTCCGTCTGACCGAGGCGCCGGGAGACACCCTCGTGCCGCCGCTCGACCCCGACGTGCGCGGTGTCGAGGTGCGCGACACGGTCGGGCGCTACCAGCCGTCGACCGGAGAGCTCGAGTGGGTGGAGGCGGGCATGGTCATCAGCCTGCGCAGCACCACCCTGGCGCTCGACGAGCTGCTCGGCGTCTCCGACCATCTGCGCGGCCCATGA